One part of the Sulfolobus tengchongensis genome encodes these proteins:
- a CDS encoding glycosyltransferase family 2 protein, producing MLNILLNLLIFIVPSIVVWNQIIFYTFGKNEEYIYSLLSYDNNSLPKLSIIVPTKGERIDVIQGLIDNLYKAKWDKSKLEIIIVSDDDEKYFNELLSMLEIPSGLNVKVFRREKKLGYKSGALTYGLERSSGDLILTLDVDARIEEDSLIRAYSHMINLGCDAVTMEWHGYTNSLHSSLARALMISTVLTSKSILRGRDRLGFKVLPIGCGTIFKRKALEAVNGWDYNMIQDDYELGARLINKGFRICASSSPVFVEVPDNLVSFYVQQTRWAMGTMEVLLRRFKYIVSSKIKFWQKLEIVAYLLQYIPIILTFISAIIYAIAIFLGVELSMYLQFFIIWALTLSVYAVIFVRSARRTGFTTITAIKALGRLSAYTVAISPFLLISTISAFRKNRKYVVTPKGKRAKSNIGYPILIFGIFFLSASIAYVIHNNLLTFIWLAYYSVAYLYTFVAFIKGL from the coding sequence ATACTTAACATATTACTTAATTTACTGATTTTCATAGTCCCATCCATCGTAGTTTGGAACCAAATTATTTTCTACACTTTTGGTAAAAATGAAGAATATATATACTCTTTATTGTCATATGATAATAATAGTTTGCCTAAATTGTCAATAATAGTGCCAACTAAAGGTGAGCGTATAGATGTAATACAAGGTCTGATTGACAATTTATATAAGGCTAAGTGGGACAAGAGCAAACTTGAAATAATAATAGTATCTGATGACGATGAAAAGTATTTTAATGAACTCTTGTCAATGCTTGAAATACCATCTGGTTTAAACGTAAAGGTGTTTAGAAGAGAGAAAAAACTTGGCTATAAGAGTGGTGCACTTACATATGGATTAGAAAGAAGTAGTGGAGACTTAATTTTGACCTTAGACGTAGATGCTAGAATTGAAGAGGATTCTTTAATTAGAGCGTATTCTCATATGATAAACTTAGGTTGTGACGCGGTTACTATGGAATGGCACGGATATACAAACTCTCTGCACTCTTCTCTTGCTAGGGCACTGATGATATCTACGGTATTAACTAGTAAATCTATATTGAGGGGCAGGGATAGACTAGGGTTTAAAGTACTTCCAATAGGTTGTGGTACGATTTTTAAACGCAAGGCTTTAGAGGCTGTAAATGGTTGGGATTACAACATGATTCAAGATGACTATGAATTAGGAGCAAGACTCATAAATAAAGGTTTTAGAATATGCGCATCTTCCTCTCCAGTTTTTGTTGAAGTTCCTGATAATTTGGTTTCATTTTACGTACAGCAAACTAGGTGGGCAATGGGAACTATGGAAGTACTACTTCGAAGATTTAAATATATTGTAAGCAGTAAGATAAAGTTCTGGCAGAAGCTTGAGATTGTAGCTTATTTATTGCAATATATTCCCATTATATTAACATTTATAAGTGCAATTATTTATGCCATAGCCATTTTTCTGGGAGTAGAACTTAGTATGTATTTACAATTTTTCATAATATGGGCACTAACTTTGTCGGTTTATGCGGTTATCTTTGTACGTAGTGCAAGGCGAACTGGTTTTACCACTATAACAGCCATAAAAGCTTTAGGGAGACTATCCGCCTATACTGTTGCAATTTCTCCATTTCTCTTAATTAGTACCATTAGCGCATTTAGAAAGAATAGAAAATACGTTGTAACTCCAAAAGGTAAAAGAGCTAAGAGTAATATAGGATATCCGATATTGATTTTTGGCATATTTTTCTTGTCAGCTTCAATAGCATATGTTATTCATAACAACTTACTAACGTTCATTTGGCTTGCGTATTATTCCGTTGCGTATCTTTATACATTTGTGGCATTTATTAAGGGATTATGA
- a CDS encoding ParB N-terminal domain-containing protein, giving the protein MERPKNLIPHEDVIIEKVIDISMQLQRLKTIKPIVVDENTHVILDGHHRYTAALRVSLPKIPVIYVDYKSPSIHVNVWYRKFSKPQMAKIILSSINTDGNICAKYEDVSICADSIYKLYWKLEIVESFLFSLGISVEKDLIGHLVPPAIDKQHIIDIANRGLRFPPKTTRHVYEFIIPQKAISIDDT; this is encoded by the coding sequence ATGGAAAGGCCTAAAAACTTAATACCACATGAAGATGTAATAATAGAGAAAGTTATTGACATTTCTATGCAGTTACAGAGATTAAAGACGATAAAACCTATTGTAGTTGACGAGAATACTCACGTTATTCTTGATGGTCATCATAGATATACAGCAGCTTTACGTGTTTCATTACCTAAAATACCCGTTATTTATGTGGATTATAAATCACCTTCAATTCACGTCAATGTTTGGTATAGGAAGTTCTCTAAACCTCAAATGGCAAAAATCATACTATCTTCTATAAATACTGATGGTAATATATGTGCAAAATACGAAGATGTATCTATCTGCGCTGATAGTATTTATAAATTATATTGGAAATTAGAGATAGTAGAGAGTTTCCTCTTTTCTTTGGGCATATCAGTGGAAAAAGACTTAATAGGACATCTGGTACCACCAGCGATAGATAAACAGCACATTATTGATATTGCCAATAGGGGCTTAAGATTTCCACCTAAAACTACTAGACACGTGTATGAATTTATTATTCCCCAAAAGGCAATATCTATAGATGATACTTAA
- a CDS encoding endonuclease III has product MRCKPNILYDKLSNSYTIKAEDYIAYYVWLKFKDCFKVLVATILSQNSTDKSALRAYLLLETKIGVNPGNLASASLSEIEEALKISGLYKTKANRLKNISKILLERYDGSIENILNKDNARDELLKFDGIGEKTADVVLLTCKGYKVFPVDTHISRVSKRLGIVPENANYNVISSTLRDIFSNYDLLHLHHLLIAHGRQTCKARKPLCNSCIIKECCDYYSNRNGKA; this is encoded by the coding sequence ATGAGATGTAAACCTAACATTCTTTATGATAAGCTCTCAAATTCTTATACTATAAAAGCTGAGGATTACATAGCCTATTATGTTTGGCTAAAGTTCAAGGACTGCTTCAAAGTGTTAGTGGCTACAATTTTATCGCAGAACTCTACCGACAAATCCGCACTCAGGGCATATTTACTACTCGAGACAAAAATTGGGGTAAATCCAGGAAATTTAGCTAGTGCAAGTTTAAGTGAAATAGAAGAGGCCTTAAAGATTTCGGGTCTTTATAAAACTAAAGCTAATAGGTTAAAGAATATTTCGAAAATATTATTGGAAAGATATGATGGATCAATTGAGAACATTTTAAATAAAGATAATGCTAGGGATGAATTACTTAAATTTGATGGTATTGGTGAAAAAACTGCAGATGTAGTATTGCTAACATGTAAGGGGTATAAGGTTTTTCCAGTAGATACTCATATTTCGCGGGTTAGTAAAAGATTAGGAATAGTTCCAGAGAACGCTAATTATAATGTTATATCATCTACGCTAAGAGACATTTTTTCGAATTATGATCTTCTTCATCTTCATCATTTGTTAATAGCCCATGGAAGACAAACTTGTAAAGCCAGAAAACCTTTATGTAATTCGTGTATAATTAAAGAGTGTTGTGACTACTATTCGAATAGAAATGGAAAGGCCTAA
- the upsB gene encoding pilin subunit UpsB, which produces MKAISSIFSTLIVIMITISLILPLYLYFNQIYGDNKMLANEAYGKYLNIVSTKVSLIPLGSSTNEIFVYNYGQNPVVINKVIINTLTFNVKYTVGASDLVPLSEIIGNNLHLSYQNTTIILEINGNYYYFNFGQD; this is translated from the coding sequence TTGAAGGCAATATCATCTATTTTTTCCACCTTAATTGTAATTATGATTACGATTTCTCTAATTTTGCCATTATACTTATATTTCAACCAGATATATGGAGATAACAAAATGTTAGCAAATGAGGCTTATGGTAAATATCTAAATATTGTGAGTACTAAGGTCAGTCTAATACCTCTAGGCAGTTCCACGAATGAAATCTTTGTGTATAATTATGGGCAGAACCCAGTTGTGATAAATAAGGTAATTATAAACACTCTTACATTTAACGTAAAGTATACTGTAGGTGCAAGTGACTTAGTCCCATTAAGTGAAATAATAGGAAACAATCTACACTTGTCTTATCAGAATACTACTATAATATTAGAAATAAATGGTAACTATTATTACTTTAACTTTGGGCAAGATTAG
- the upsA gene encoding pilin subunit UpsA: MYSSKKRRGISSILGTVIVLAITLVLGGLLYAYSNGMFSSLTQNANLQIQLSIYVNPNANQAFLQYYISNTGSVEVYLDGIQIINGNTTISVTFKPELLQPGQSVQNISEINGQITAGQYYTVEIIGHLPNGKPYSVVQNVLASVA; encoded by the coding sequence ATGTATAGCTCCAAAAAGAGAAGAGGAATCTCATCGATTCTGGGCACAGTAATAGTGTTAGCGATAACTCTAGTATTAGGCGGTTTGTTATACGCCTATTCTAATGGTATGTTTAGCTCGTTAACCCAAAACGCTAATCTTCAGATACAACTAAGTATTTATGTAAATCCTAATGCCAATCAGGCCTTTTTGCAATACTATATATCAAATACTGGGAGTGTTGAAGTGTACTTAGATGGTATCCAAATTATCAATGGCAATACTACTATTTCAGTTACGTTTAAACCAGAACTTTTACAACCCGGACAATCTGTTCAAAATATAAGTGAAATTAACGGTCAAATTACTGCAGGGCAATATTATACTGTGGAAATAATAGGTCATCTGCCAAATGGGAAGCCCTATAGTGTAGTTCAGAACGTATTAGCGTCAGTAGCTTAA
- the upsF gene encoding membrane pilin protein UpsF yields MIKLKQELVKKFGVFSLLGKRISENIAYYGDDIEKLHKEYKKLILLIPLFTFISIFLYIKVSYYFVLINTINIFIYFYPFIVTEIRKSEQRKNIENEIPMFLLFAYVNSLLGKSLYKTFEEIRSSTVFKGFKKEALLLTKEVEVLGKSSLSAMESRAKVHRSDFLGKIYSIYTSGEILGISMSERLKDLLTEAIENLNIIFQNYIERVNELVEILFMLFLVTPMILLAFQYISSSVNIFTLLMPLILAPMIFFYITAIQPNIGYEVKINVKEIKNSLFMLPIPLVLVFLLHLNLKYDLLIFYLLFVVFSFIVYRRISFGDNILNNLPSVLADIADYLRLGYSLKSALLKISSDNPNFKKFLDKVAVTIRSNRPLSTINTDIWIVNSILELIENIDKKGFADSFTFKDASLILNNYISLRNKVLKSLQLFSALAVITPFIFYFALGIMSKIRTIGGLDFISLIYSITLSIMYARISRFTIFNFPLLVIVFISIALVLTFGHFILAFI; encoded by the coding sequence GTGATAAAATTGAAACAAGAACTAGTTAAGAAATTTGGCGTATTTAGTCTTTTAGGCAAAAGAATAAGCGAGAATATAGCGTATTACGGAGATGATATAGAGAAACTTCATAAGGAATACAAGAAGTTAATTTTGCTAATTCCATTATTCACATTTATTTCTATCTTTTTATATATTAAAGTTAGTTACTATTTTGTTTTGATAAATACGATAAACATCTTTATTTATTTCTATCCTTTTATAGTTACTGAAATCAGAAAGAGTGAACAAAGAAAAAATATAGAAAACGAAATACCCATGTTTCTTCTTTTCGCTTATGTTAATAGCCTCTTAGGTAAGAGTTTATACAAAACATTCGAAGAAATACGAAGTTCCACTGTATTTAAAGGTTTCAAAAAGGAGGCGTTATTGCTCACTAAGGAAGTGGAGGTATTAGGCAAATCCTCTCTTTCTGCAATGGAAAGTAGAGCTAAAGTTCATAGATCGGACTTTTTAGGTAAAATATACAGCATTTATACTAGTGGAGAAATATTAGGAATCTCCATGTCAGAAAGGCTGAAGGACCTATTAACAGAGGCTATTGAGAACTTAAATATTATCTTTCAAAATTATATTGAAAGGGTAAATGAACTAGTAGAAATTTTATTCATGTTATTTCTTGTAACTCCAATGATTTTACTTGCATTTCAATATATTTCTTCATCAGTAAATATATTTACTTTATTGATGCCACTAATATTAGCTCCTATGATCTTCTTTTACATTACTGCGATACAACCTAACATAGGTTATGAGGTTAAAATAAATGTGAAAGAGATCAAGAATTCATTATTTATGTTACCAATACCTCTTGTATTGGTGTTTTTACTGCATCTTAATTTAAAATATGATCTTCTAATATTTTACTTATTGTTTGTAGTTTTTTCTTTCATAGTCTATCGTAGAATATCATTTGGTGATAATATTTTGAATAATTTGCCATCTGTTTTGGCTGACATCGCTGATTATTTAAGACTAGGATATAGCCTAAAAAGTGCCTTATTAAAGATCAGCTCTGACAACCCTAATTTTAAAAAATTCTTAGACAAGGTTGCGGTTACTATCAGAAGTAACAGACCTTTGTCAACCATTAATACAGATATCTGGATAGTCAATTCTATTTTGGAGCTTATAGAGAATATAGATAAAAAAGGATTTGCAGATAGTTTTACCTTTAAAGATGCATCATTGATTCTTAATAACTATATATCCTTACGTAATAAAGTATTAAAGAGCCTTCAATTGTTTAGTGCTCTCGCTGTTATAACTCCATTTATATTCTATTTTGCCTTAGGTATTATGAGTAAAATTAGAACAATAGGTGGTCTCGACTTTATTTCATTAATATATAGTATAACGCTCAGTATAATGTATGCCAGGATATCTCGATTTACTATATTTAACTTTCCATTACTCGTTATCGTTTTTATAAGTATAGCCCTCGTATTAACGTTTGGCCACTTCATCCTAGCCTTTATTTAA
- a CDS encoding type II/IV secretion system ATPase subunit — MNILQEYSVLNAKVTIFEEKGVAYYKIDEPKISEKENALLANILNYIYSSPTISNLEETTIKLLRDKGVTSQDTIEKIIYHLRKKLNYDALTVPLADPYVEEIECKGFSYPVTVVHRTVTKFPRLYTNIIFESEDQVLKVIEKLANRADKPVNIAKPYLEFSLPEGHRVAATISREISLPGSTFDIRKFPLKPISPISLLKNGSISALMLAYLWFLLDYKPFFLIVGSTGSGKTTLLNSILSMVNPFYKIITIEDTPEINIVHDNWIRFFARQSISSQFEVSLMDLAKLSLRYRPDYLVIGEVRGKEIEALVHASASGHGSLATFHAGNPQEALTRLISLLNRDVTKLFLQNLWGIIVLGSQRDQNDSIRRIVRSIYELVYVKGKIKFKKIFKWSFSSNSFLPNDVNELIKRSYRIKYISKVYERPESEIADDIKRRVKILTKLAEDNILDQEDFNLYLNRITVGDKIETRTS, encoded by the coding sequence ATGAATATTTTGCAAGAGTATTCGGTCCTAAATGCTAAGGTGACTATATTTGAGGAGAAAGGAGTAGCCTACTATAAGATAGATGAGCCTAAGATAAGTGAGAAAGAAAACGCACTACTTGCTAATATATTGAATTACATTTATTCGTCTCCTACGATATCTAATTTAGAAGAGACTACAATTAAACTACTAAGGGATAAAGGAGTAACCAGTCAAGACACTATTGAGAAAATTATATATCATCTAAGAAAAAAATTAAATTATGATGCATTAACTGTTCCCTTAGCTGATCCCTATGTAGAGGAAATCGAGTGTAAAGGTTTCTCGTATCCTGTGACAGTAGTACACAGAACAGTTACTAAATTTCCAAGATTATACACTAATATTATATTTGAATCTGAGGATCAAGTGCTAAAAGTTATTGAGAAGCTAGCCAATAGAGCGGATAAACCAGTTAATATAGCAAAACCATATCTAGAGTTTTCCTTGCCAGAAGGCCATAGAGTTGCTGCAACTATATCTAGAGAAATTTCCTTGCCAGGCTCTACATTTGATATAAGGAAATTTCCGTTAAAACCAATAAGCCCCATATCACTACTGAAGAATGGTTCAATAAGTGCTTTAATGCTAGCTTATTTATGGTTCCTCTTAGACTATAAACCGTTCTTTTTAATTGTGGGATCTACTGGATCTGGGAAAACTACATTACTTAACTCAATACTCAGTATGGTTAATCCCTTCTATAAGATAATTACCATTGAAGACACTCCAGAGATAAATATAGTTCATGACAATTGGATTAGATTTTTCGCAAGGCAGTCCATTTCTTCACAATTCGAGGTCTCATTAATGGATTTAGCTAAATTATCATTAAGATATAGGCCTGATTATTTAGTTATTGGAGAAGTTAGAGGTAAGGAAATAGAGGCATTAGTGCATGCTTCTGCTTCTGGTCACGGTTCACTAGCTACGTTTCATGCAGGAAATCCTCAAGAGGCATTAACTAGGTTAATAAGCCTTCTAAATAGGGATGTAACTAAATTATTTTTACAAAATTTGTGGGGCATCATAGTTTTGGGTTCACAGAGAGATCAAAATGATAGTATAAGGCGTATTGTAAGGTCAATATATGAGCTAGTATACGTTAAGGGAAAAATTAAGTTTAAAAAGATATTCAAGTGGTCATTTTCTTCCAATTCCTTTTTACCTAACGATGTAAACGAATTGATAAAGAGATCCTATAGAATTAAGTATATTTCTAAAGTATATGAAAGACCAGAATCTGAGATAGCAGATGACATTAAGAGACGAGTTAAAATTCTCACTAAACTGGCAGAGGACAATATCTTAGATCAAGAGGATTTCAATTTATATTTAAACAGAATTACTGTTGGTGATAAAATTGAAACAAGAACTAGTTAA
- the upsX gene encoding protein UpsX: protein MIVPNFEVYNKLDLITELNCWFELEDNETVKLICDALRHPSIVIKGDSIIIDGQEWIFRKGRNVIALIDNKETLIRRDDSEYVVDYVLYRNDEIYPIYLKNRRYIFNGEEYEKYISYLDKKVLIGKNKTTVILRDKQIDLESGIKYYISRYYFSMEYNNGTKVIDQKGSILEFNFKGKYLGFISSYGHVYRSEQGVIVSNKKGNIGICVDETYLIGEMAGGLIILCGDKLKQYYNTSWREIDRSIDSELSVNLNKNTLGILKGSILYVYDNDFNKMLNFINIKSFIFDSRRIHLLSDDGSIGSAVIAQNYKPLKVINRNNTVHNSIVIQVDENYSHDLSVKNGKIVEIKKVNGINKKLILIEPYEYRKGLLDVKVGNRFYTISYTISYTSQIPKIEFVSAKVLVASKGGTLIQNPDKNALLSFIIKYSIPTRSQLTFNINILNDSFRIISEENSTEKLIQIPLRIGSLEMANIQVKVNAYVDERLIASLEFLAPIEVIDNNAEDYSKSLVVKNSLTREIIAKRNNIFQWEEIFERPSEYQGIIFGKEGEEIEIDGEKIFVRNGPNLITISKDNGNYIREYLIIGVSNPIRDLKTEIKGNLMILKIEIDVDTPFEIFYGPHSYRGVSKGNNEIHFPIEPTYNSIKVRAFSHGFKWEVLYDTNILNSSLIIASNQAMKIREILTSFGIL from the coding sequence GTGATTGTTCCTAATTTTGAGGTTTACAATAAACTAGACTTGATTACGGAACTTAATTGTTGGTTTGAGTTAGAAGATAACGAGACAGTAAAGTTAATATGTGATGCGTTACGTCATCCCTCGATAGTAATTAAAGGTGATAGTATTATCATAGATGGTCAGGAATGGATCTTCAGAAAGGGTAGAAACGTTATAGCATTAATTGATAATAAGGAAACCTTGATCAGAAGAGATGATAGTGAATATGTTGTCGACTATGTATTATATAGAAATGACGAGATATATCCAATTTATTTAAAAAACAGAAGGTATATTTTTAATGGTGAAGAGTATGAAAAATATATCTCTTATTTAGACAAGAAAGTTCTAATAGGTAAAAATAAGACAACTGTAATCTTAAGGGATAAACAGATAGACCTAGAAAGTGGTATAAAATACTATATATCAAGATATTATTTTTCCATGGAATATAATAATGGTACTAAGGTTATTGATCAGAAAGGTTCGATACTTGAGTTTAATTTTAAAGGTAAATATCTTGGTTTCATCTCATCTTATGGTCATGTATATAGATCCGAACAAGGCGTGATAGTCTCTAATAAGAAGGGTAATATTGGAATATGTGTCGATGAAACCTATTTGATCGGTGAAATGGCTGGAGGACTTATAATATTATGTGGAGATAAGTTAAAACAATACTATAATACAAGTTGGAGAGAGATAGATAGGAGTATAGACTCTGAGCTCTCTGTAAATCTAAATAAGAATACGCTTGGTATTTTAAAAGGGAGCATATTATACGTATATGACAATGATTTTAATAAAATGCTAAATTTCATTAACATTAAGTCGTTCATTTTTGATTCTAGGAGGATTCATCTATTATCTGATGATGGCAGTATTGGATCAGCAGTAATTGCGCAGAATTATAAGCCATTAAAGGTTATAAATAGGAATAATACAGTACATAATTCAATAGTTATACAAGTTGATGAGAATTATTCTCATGATCTTTCTGTAAAAAACGGAAAGATAGTTGAAATTAAAAAAGTCAACGGCATTAACAAGAAACTTATTTTAATAGAACCGTATGAATATCGAAAAGGTTTACTTGACGTTAAAGTAGGTAACAGATTTTATACTATATCGTACACTATTTCATATACATCACAAATCCCAAAAATAGAATTCGTGAGTGCAAAGGTGTTGGTAGCAAGTAAAGGTGGTACTTTAATTCAAAATCCTGATAAAAATGCACTATTATCTTTTATTATAAAATACAGCATTCCGACTCGATCTCAATTGACATTTAATATAAATATTTTAAACGATAGCTTTAGAATAATTTCCGAAGAAAACAGTACTGAAAAACTAATTCAGATTCCTTTGAGAATTGGTAGTTTGGAAATGGCTAACATCCAAGTGAAGGTTAACGCGTATGTAGATGAAAGATTAATAGCGTCGTTGGAGTTCTTAGCACCTATAGAAGTGATAGATAATAATGCTGAAGATTATTCAAAATCTCTTGTAGTTAAAAATAGTCTAACCAGAGAAATTATCGCAAAGAGGAATAACATATTTCAGTGGGAAGAAATCTTTGAGCGTCCCTCAGAATATCAAGGAATAATATTTGGAAAAGAGGGGGAAGAAATAGAGATTGATGGAGAGAAGATATTTGTAAGAAATGGGCCAAATTTGATAACTATATCTAAAGATAATGGTAATTATATTAGAGAGTATTTAATAATAGGTGTTAGTAACCCAATTAGAGATCTTAAGACAGAGATAAAAGGTAATTTAATGATTTTAAAAATCGAAATCGACGTGGACACTCCTTTTGAAATATTTTATGGACCTCATTCCTATAGAGGTGTATCTAAGGGTAATAATGAGATACACTTTCCTATAGAACCAACATATAACTCAATAAAAGTTAGAGCATTCTCACATGGTTTTAAATGGGAGGTTTTATATGACACAAATATCCTTAACTCATCATTAATTATTGCCAGCAATCAAGCTATGAAGATAAGAGAAATATTAACCAGTTTCGGGATTCTCTGA
- a CDS encoding RsmB/NOP family class I SAM-dependent RNA methyltransferase: MSSVLYYVEERRYPLAVAFKRSLNLNRPRGVDSNLLFEYARQLLLSYYSLPQARRTVRIKYWLENKGNLNVSFPQWMEKKLGSLLDVNALKSSLKEKTVWIRVNLLKADIDKIIRELERYNVEFEIDKDLYYMIKVKEPQIRLSSLDIVKECRIIPQDKASSLVVEALRPQIKERLVELSSAPGIKASLYMMLTENKNEVFLADIDFNRISKEMILLKRCGVDMNKVHIVHQDSVRNSLIKADKVLLDAPCSSSGMINNDPSILITLNSCEKVDKFSKLQKTLLREAVNMKASDVVYSVCSLFPEEGEEIIDEYYEIAERPFDNYNYGYPNFRSSFKSNRVFPHIDFTEGFFISRLKLTRL; encoded by the coding sequence TTGAGTAGTGTATTATACTACGTTGAGGAAAGAAGATATCCATTAGCAGTTGCCTTTAAACGTTCGCTTAACCTAAATAGGCCTAGAGGCGTAGATTCAAATCTGTTATTTGAATATGCAAGGCAACTACTATTATCTTATTATTCTTTGCCACAAGCTAGAAGGACCGTCAGAATAAAGTATTGGCTAGAAAATAAGGGAAATCTTAATGTTTCATTTCCACAATGGATGGAGAAGAAATTGGGAAGCTTATTAGATGTTAATGCATTAAAATCTAGCTTAAAAGAAAAAACTGTATGGATTCGTGTAAATTTGCTTAAGGCTGATATTGATAAAATAATTAGGGAACTTGAAAGGTATAATGTGGAATTTGAAATAGATAAGGACCTTTATTACATGATAAAGGTAAAAGAGCCTCAAATTAGATTGTCCTCTCTAGATATAGTAAAAGAATGTAGGATAATTCCACAAGATAAGGCTAGCTCGTTAGTAGTTGAGGCACTTAGACCTCAAATTAAAGAAAGGTTAGTTGAGCTCTCATCAGCACCCGGAATTAAAGCTTCCCTTTACATGATGTTAACGGAAAATAAAAATGAAGTCTTTCTAGCAGATATCGATTTTAACAGAATTTCGAAAGAAATGATACTATTGAAAAGATGTGGAGTAGACATGAATAAGGTACATATAGTACATCAAGACTCTGTAAGAAATAGTCTTATTAAAGCTGATAAAGTCTTACTAGATGCTCCTTGTTCTTCCTCTGGAATGATAAATAATGATCCAAGCATTCTAATAACCTTAAATAGCTGTGAGAAAGTGGATAAATTCTCCAAATTACAAAAGACCCTTTTAAGGGAAGCGGTGAATATGAAGGCTAGCGATGTTGTATATTCCGTTTGTTCATTATTTCCTGAAGAAGGTGAAGAGATCATAGATGAGTATTACGAAATAGCCGAAAGGCCATTCGATAATTATAATTACGGCTATCCTAATTTTAGATCTTCCTTTAAATCGAATAGGGTTTTTCCACATATTGACTTTACAGAAGGATTTTTCATATCGAGGTTAAAGTTAACTAGACTATAA
- a CDS encoding pyridine nucleotide-disulfide oxidoreductase, protein MANAKVIIAGAGYAGLNTYYELDNKISRILIADKAQFMFYTAYLQRLIFNRNIRYIANIRLDVIDKIKEIDFERKVIKTKGGAEIQGDKLVLALGCKREKQLDFISRILTKDKISLGVENYLDEYLGIQLAFYLKKLNKDVSYNGLLLKWLGNNISNAILALLEKYKIKVSEKSEDVLPTCEPNDVVGEFLQVNDKLEYKDGIYVIGDMVKNYPKLGELAMREGIYVGKLLSKKVNESFKPIYINIIDTGNGEAIHIRSNLPWSGNLVSVKVSKIRSIMKRFIERYYIIRKGKMGILYYL, encoded by the coding sequence ATGGCAAATGCAAAGGTAATAATCGCAGGGGCAGGATACGCAGGGCTAAATACCTATTACGAATTAGATAATAAGATATCTAGAATATTAATAGCTGACAAAGCGCAGTTTATGTTCTATACTGCATATTTACAACGTCTTATATTTAATAGGAATATACGATATATTGCAAATATAAGATTAGATGTAATAGATAAGATAAAAGAAATAGATTTTGAAAGGAAAGTAATAAAAACCAAAGGTGGAGCCGAAATACAAGGAGATAAACTGGTTTTAGCATTAGGTTGTAAAAGAGAAAAACAACTAGATTTCATAAGTAGAATATTAACAAAAGATAAAATATCACTAGGTGTTGAGAACTACCTTGATGAATACTTGGGCATCCAACTAGCTTTTTACCTTAAGAAATTAAATAAAGATGTCTCATATAATGGGCTACTCTTAAAATGGTTAGGAAATAATATAAGTAATGCAATATTAGCATTATTGGAAAAATATAAGATAAAAGTTTCTGAGAAATCTGAAGACGTACTCCCTACTTGCGAACCAAATGATGTAGTAGGCGAATTTTTACAAGTAAATGATAAGTTAGAGTATAAAGATGGAATATATGTAATAGGGGATATGGTTAAAAATTATCCTAAATTAGGAGAATTAGCAATGAGAGAAGGAATATATGTAGGAAAATTATTATCTAAAAAAGTTAATGAAAGCTTTAAACCGATTTACATTAACATTATAGATACTGGTAATGGTGAAGCTATACATATAAGATCTAATTTGCCGTGGAGCGGAAATTTAGTAAGTGTTAAGGTATCAAAGATAAGAAGTATAATGAAACGATTCATAGAAAGGTATTATATTATCAGAAAAGGAAAAATGGGAATACTTTATTATTTATAG